A single genomic interval of Anopheles darlingi chromosome X, idAnoDarlMG_H_01, whole genome shotgun sequence harbors:
- the LOC125954674 gene encoding glycine-rich selenoprotein-like, which produces MVYIGRDGVVRASQPWGIERIKGIIRGFFNFLLMFFRTMLDFNLGAGSGAGNQRGSGSGGGGDGPPRPPRRIGRTMTLSDCTVPGGG; this is translated from the exons atggTGTACATCGGTAGAG ATGGGGTCGTCCGGGCCTCGCAGCCCTGGGGCATCGAACGCATCAAGGGTATCATTAGGGGTTTCTTTAactttttgttgatgtt TTTCCGCACGATGCTGGACTTCAACCTCGGTGCCGGATCGGGCGCTGGCAACCAGCGAGGCAGCGGTTCTgggggtggtggcgatggtccACCTCGTCCACCCAGGCGCATTGGCCGTACGATGACACTGTCGGATTGCACCGTCCCAGGCGGTGGATGA